The DNA window agccccccacccccagcaaggccagcctgagagccccctccgccccccagccAGGCCCCCCAGCCAGGCCAACCtgagtgacccccacccccagccaggccagcctgagagccccccacccccagccaggccccccagcaaggccagcctgagtgtccccccccgccccccagcaaggCCAGGCCGCCACGAGAGTGAGAGCCAGGGGCACCGGGAGGGCGACTAGTTGTGCCAGGtggttttctttccccttttcagcagtactggggattgaactcagtcatggccttgcacttgctcgacaagtgccctcccctcccccgttccTTCCTCGCCCTCCTATTTActgtgattacaggcgtgaatcacCACACTTGGCACtgtagtgattaaaaaaaaaaaacacacaacaactggggctgggaatgtggcctaggggcaagagtgcttgcctcctacacatgaagctctcggttcgattccccagcaccacatatatggaaaatggccagaaggggcgctgtggctcaggtggcagagtgctagccttgagcaaaaagaagccaggcacagtgctcaggccctgagttcaaggaccaggactggcaaaaaaaaaaaaaaaagattgttttccagtgccagtcctggggtttgaactcagggcctgggctctgaccctgagcttcatttgctcaaggctggcactgtgacacttgagccaccgcaccactcctggccttttctgtgtatgtggtgctgagtaacggaacccagggcttcacgcgtgctaggcaggctctccactactaagccacagtgcccaccactgtagggattcttttttttttttttttttttttttgccagtcctgggccttgggctcagggcctgagcgctgtccctggcttctttgtgctcaaggctacactctgccacttgagccacagcgtcacctctggccgttttctgtatatgtggtgctggggaatcgaactgagagcttcatgtgtaggaggcaagcactcttgccactaggccgtatccccagcccactgtagTGATTCTTGACTAAAGAAAACCTCGGGGCTGGACTGGTTATGTCCATTTCTCCCTATGAGAATGAGTTGTtggacacagaaaaaaacagcctTCTCAGGAAGCTTCTAGCTGATGGCCCTGGGAATCCTGGGGTTCACATAGTCCCGGCGCCCGCCATCGGCTGGTGTCGGGCTGGAGGCCTTCCTGTCCCGCGTGCGGGTTGTCTGGGGCGAGTCTGTGGCAACACTCATGGCCCAAAGGCAGAGCCTTCCCTCGAGCGAGGGCTGGAGTAGAGTGGCGTAGACTAGGAACACCCCCAGAAGGCTCTGACGGGCAGCGCCATGGCCAAGGAGCCAGCCTTGGCTCTCGCTGGGCAGGGCAGCAGTCCGGTGGCCCTGGGTCAGGTGGAGAGCAAGGTGTCCTGCCACCGTTCCAACTCCCAGCGCGGGGCCCGCCGAGGCCCGCGCGGGCCCGGGCTGGACGGGACTGAGCTCAGCCTGGCACTAGAGGGCGCGCCGAGCCCACACGCCGCCTGCCCAGGCAGCGGCCACCTTGATTGGCGGCAGAGCCCTTCCTTCGTGGAAGCCTGCCGGgcgctgccccgccccccccccccccccccgcctggcatCCGTTCACTGCCCTCCGGTGCACTCCGTCCAGGGCCAGGATCCATGCTGGCCGCTCCCCAGGGATCCGCACAGCCGCGCCAGCCTCCGGGTCCCACGTGGAGCCTCGTGGTGGGGCTGGGTGTTGGAGGCATGGCGGAAGGAAGCAGCCAGCCATCGTGGAGGGGCCTAGGCTGGAGCGCCCGATGCCCGCCACCGAAGCCCTGCCCGCCATCCCCACCCAGACAGCGGGGCTCCCACGGGCCTCGTCCCAGGGGGGCTGCCTTCCCGGGGGCCCCGGAGCTGTCTCTTCCAGGAAGGCCTCCCCGACTCATTCCTGGCCCGCCGTCCTGCCATTGTCTGCCCTGTCTGTCCTGGAGGCGTTTAGGTCCAGCATGTCTGCGTCTGCCCAGGGATCCAGGGGCCATCCCGGGACACGGTGGCCGGGcgtggcaggggaggggagccGGCGGGAGCAGGCCTGGGCCTACCTGCTGCCACTCGCTCGGCGTGGAGGCTCAGcttcagcctcccccccccccagaggctgGAGGGGCCTCGGCACGGCCCCCCCAACCCACAGGGCCCGAGGGGCTGGGCAGACTCAGCCCGTCTGCACGCAGCGTGCCCCTCTGTGGGCGCTGCCTCGGGCCCTGCCCTGGCTGACACGGGGCCCCCGCCGCACATCACCCCGACTCAGGACTCTGCAGACGTGGGAGCCGGAAGCCCGCGTGGAGATGTGGACGGGCTCGCGCGGGGGCGGGCGCTCGGCTCCTGAGCCCGAGACGCGGGGGCCACCGCGGGCTCCGCTCCTCCCCGTGCCACCAACACCGGCAGGGCTGCGGGCGACCcggaaggaaggcaaaggaggCGGGGGATGGAACCAGTCGTCTCTTTATTGTTTGGAAAGTACACAGGCTGGGTTAAGAAAAATCACGTCTCCCGTGTGGGTGGACAAACGGCGCAGCTGGGCCCCAGAAGAGCTGTCCTGGTCGCCGCCCAGCCGGAGACAGCCTGAGGCCCGGTGACGGTACAAAAAGTAACAAAACCCAATTCACGGCTTTCTCTCCCGAGCTTTGAAACGTAGCGGTGCAGGCGATTAAAGTCTAGAAAAGTCTAGAAGCATTGCGTCAGAAGTGTTAAGCCTACGGCAAGTACATCTTGTAGAAActcaataaattatatatatatagatatatatataggtatatatatatatataaacctgTAACATCTAATAACATCTGCGCCTGCGCACGGGGCGGGCACCTGCTTGGAACACGCGATAATTAGAACAATCTGTAGGAAAATACCAGCTCACTTTGAAGTTCAAAAAATAAATCTCCTAAAGAAAGAGCCTCTAGAAGCCTAACTCCCCTGCAAAGGGGGAGACGGGGCCGCTCACGGGGACCCCTGTGAGGGCGCGGGCCGCGGCCCCTCCCCACGCAGGCGCAGACCTCCTCAGGTGTTAATAAGTTAAAACTTAAAAATCTCTCTCTGCCGTGCGGCCGGCTAAACTCTACGAATGCGGGGCGGAGGGCAGGGGCGCGGAGGGCTGATAAATAGCTTTACAAATATACAGGTCCaggtacaatttttaaaacaaaactgcGGCACCAGAAACGCCCCTCGGGGCCCTCTTCTTCTCCTGCCTCACCCGCGAGTCCCCCGCGGGGCCCCGGCCTCGGCCTCCTCCTCGTCCACAGACGctcatatatacgtacatatatcaCATACACAGCATCtatttatataaatgtacacTCGCTTCTGGAATAAACCTTTCAGGCGGAAGGTGAAGGCTCCCTCCAGGTACCCGTATGTCAGTCTGAGGGGCGGGGTGGgcagcgggggcggggccgggggcgcgccCTGAGACTCACTGCCCGGGGTAGGTGCCGGgtgcggggcgggcgggaggctcGGCTTTGGGCGCCGGAGGGCTGAGGTCCACCTCGGACACAGAGCCCGACCCTCCCTTGGGCGGGCAGTGAGGGGCGAGGGTCCCCAGGGATGGTACATTCTAGAATCAGGGCCGCTGGGGCTCTTGGCACCGGCCGGTCAGGAGGCCGCCGGACGGCAGCAGAGCTcggggcggcccggccccgccgcgggcACCGGGCCCGGCCGGCGGCGGCCATCCCAGCAGCGGTCTCACAGTGGCCCGGCCCTCACGTCCGGGGGCCCCcgccgggcagggcgggggccAGCAGGTCATGGGTGAAGACGGAGTCGTCTCCCGAGGAGCTGGAGCTGGGAGTGTCCTGGCCGCCCGGGGAGTACTGCTCGAAGGGCACGGACAGGTCCAGGTACTCCTGTGGGCAAAGCGGGGctgagggcgggcgggggcgccgctcccccccgccccacgggcgggcaggaggcggggcaGCCCCGGGGAGGCGCGGCCGGGCCCCCGCACTCACGTCGGTGGAGGTGACGGTGAGGATGCGGTCCAGGTCCTCCACCAGCTGCTTGAAGGTGGGCCTCTGCGAGGGCACCGCGTGCCAGCACTCCCGCATGATCATGTACCTGGGGGCGAGGGTGCTCAGGGGCGCCGCACCTGCTCCGGGGCTGCCGTCCCCACCCAGCCCTtctcccgcgggggggggggggggggcgggggcgccccgGGGCCGCTCACAGGTCATGCGTGCAGTTGGCCGGCTTGTCCATGCGGTGGCCCTCCTTCAGCAGCTTGAACAGCTCCTCCACGGGGATGCCGGGGTACGGCGAGCCGCCCAGCGTGAAGATCTCCCACAGCAGCACCCCGAAGGACCAGCTGCGGCGCACAGCGAGGCGCGTGAGCCCAGCGGCTCCCCGGCCCTCGCCCCAGGACGCGGCCCacagggtgcggggggggggggggccccgccGGGAGTGTCCCCAGTGAGGGGTAGGGAGACTGCCCCAGGAACACAAGGCCGAGGCCCCGGCTCTGCCCCGCGTGCCCCCACCCCACAGGGGACACGTACACGTCACTCTGGTGGGTGTAGACGCGGTCAAACAGGGCCTCGGGTGCCATCCACTTGACAGGCAGCCGGCCCTGCGGGCAAGAGTGGGATGCGTTGGTGGCCATGTCCCCtgctgggggggcgggagggggcggggtgggggcgcccTCCCCAGGCCCGGGCTCACGTTGGTGGTCTTCTTGTAGTAGTCCAGGTTATGCACGTCGCGGGCCAGGCCGAAGTCCGCGATCTTCATCACGTTGTCCTCAGTTACTAGCACGTTCCGGGCGGCCAGGTCCCTGTGGATACACTGAGGAGGCGAGACCACGGCTGAGCCCCGCCTCCGAGCCTGGAGCCCCGCCCCTGGGCCTGGAGCCCGGCCTCCGGGCCAGACCAGGGCTAAGCCCCGCCCCTGgaccccaggccccgcctccgggCCAGACCATGGCTGAGCCCCGCCTTCGAGCCTGGAGCCCAGACCATGGCTAAGCCCCGCCTCCGAGCCTGGAGCCCCACCTCTGGGCCTGGAGCCCGGCCTCCGGGCCAGACCAGGGCTGAGCCCCGCCCCTGgaccccaggccccgcctccgggCCAGACCAGGGCCAAGCCCCGCCCCTGgaccccaggccccgcctccgggCCAGACCAGGGCTAAGCCCCGCCCCTGgaccccaggccccgcctccgggCCAGACCAGGGCTAAGCCCCGCCCCTGgaccccaggccccgcctccgggCCAGACCATAGCTAAGCCCCGCCCCTGGACCTCAGGCCCCGCCTCTGGGCCAGACCATGGCTGAGCCCCGCCTTCGAGCCTGGAGCCCAGACCATGGCTAAGCCCCGCCTCCGAGCCTGGAGCCCCGCCTGCAGGCCAGACCATGGCTAAGCCCCGCCTCCGAGCCTGGAGCCCCGCCTGCAGGCCAGACCATGGCTAAGCCCCGCCTCCGAGCCTGGAGCCCCCGCCTCCGAGCCTGGAGCCCCGCCTGCAGGCCAGACCATGGCTAAGCCCCGCCTCCGAGCCTGGAGCCCCGCCTCCGAGCCTGGAGCCCCGCCTGCAGGCCAGACCATGGCTAAGCCCCACCTCCGAGCCTGGAGCCCCGCCTGCAGGCCAGACCATGGCTAAGCCCCGCCTCTGGGCCCAGAGCCCCGCCTCCAGGCCAGACCATGGCCAAGCCCCGCCTCCGAGCCCGGAGCCCCGCCTCCGGGCCTGGCCCCAGCCCCGCTCACCTTCTGGGAGGCCAGGTACTCCATGCCCCGCGCCACCTGGTAGGCACAGGACACCAGGTCCTTGAAGGTGAGCTGTTCCTCGGGCAGCCGGCAGGCATCGAAAGAGTAGTCCATGCCCGGCGGCCTCCGCGCCCGCAGGAACTCCCGCAGGTTGCCCTTGGCCGCGTACTCCACCAGCACGTACAGGGGCCCTGAGGACACAGGCCGCTCAGAGGGGCGCCGGCGGGGggagccccccgccgccccgccgccccgccggcccggTGCCTACCCCCCTGCGTGCAGGCCCCCAGCaggttgatgatgttcttgtgctTGCCGatcatcttcatcatctccaTCTCCGACACCAGGTCCGACAGGTCCTTGTCGGTGGCGTCGTCTGcggcacaggagggcggggcgtcGGCCGGGACCCCCGCGGCCCGGCCGACGCCCTGCCCCGCACTGGCTCCCCACTCACTCACCCTTCAGCATCTTCACGGCCACGGTGACGGGCCTGGCGGCGCGGTCCTTGTCAATGCCGATGGCCTCCGCCATCACCACCTGGCCGAAGCAGCCCTCCCCGAGGGGCTTGCCGAGGGTCAGCCTGGCACGGGGGCACGGAGGGGGGGCTGAGCGGCGGCCCGGGCCGGCCCGGCCCCAGGGGTCTGTCCGCGCGGGTCCCGCCATCCCCCCTCCTGTCTCACTCGGACCCcacgagcccccccaccccggcctcacTCACTGGGCCCGGGACAGCTCCCACTTGGGGTCGGCAGGCAGCTCGAGCTCAGAGACGTTGGCCAGCATGGGGCTCTCTCCGGAGGACAGCCGGGCGATGCGGACCAGGGGCGTGTTCGAGTTCATGGAAGAGCTGGATTCCAAGGACACCTGCTTGGGTCGGCAGGGGGCAGGTTGGTGACACACAACGGGGCAGAGTGGGGCAACCCCTGGGGACAGACAGCTAacccacggcgggggggggggggcttcccatTTCCGTGTCCTGCTGCCCAGGGTTACTGAGGCTCGGGGTGGAGAacagacacggggggggggggcagggaaaagCATCTCCGCGGGGCCCAGGCCTGGACTCCGCGGCTCCCCCTCCGCGTGAGGGCCCCAAGGCAAGGATGGAGCAGGGGGGCCGTGGGCGGCCGGGGCAGGCAGAGAGGCCACTGGAAACCCGGTATCTACTTTCTGTTACCTGTCGCTTGAGCGGGAAGCGGGCGACCTTGTGCACGGCTGGGGAGCCCAGGCCTTTCTTGGGGGGGCTGCGTAGGCGGCACAGAGTCACAGCCACCACCagcaggatgaagaggaagaacCCCACCCCGTAGCTGAGCACGCCTGCGTACACGCTGCCCGCCTCGTCGGCCTCCACCAGCTCCTCCTCTGCTGCAAAGACAGGCGTGTCGGGAGCCCCCCACGGGCCAGAGCCACAGGCACCGGTGGGGGGCGGAGGCCCGGGGGGCTCGGAGCTGGGGCCTTCACCTCAGCaccctggtggccctggtgctTCCAACAGTGTCGGTCGGGAGGAGCCAGACCCAGGAGAAGAGGAGCAGGCAgagccaacagcacccacacCAGCACCCAGGGGCCAGGAGATGCCAGCGCTGCGAGGCCAGGCCACGGGCCCCCGCGGAGGGGGAGGGACGGCCCCGCGGGGCCAGGCGAGGGCCAGAAGGCCGGGGTGAGGGACTCGGGGGGGTCGGGGCCCCGGCCATCCTGGCAGCTTTGGCAGATCCTGAGCCAGCACCCCAAGAGGACAGGTGCAGAGCAAGCAGCGGTAGGAGCCAGTACCTGGCAGCACCACCAGCCACGCAGAGTGATGGGAAAACCCGATAGAATTGCCCGCCAGGCAGGTGTACTCCCCCGCATCCTCAAAGGTGACATTGTGCAAGGACAGAACCTCTAGCTCCTTGTCGGTGGTGTTAGCGCCCGCGGTCTACAAAGAGAGAACAGAGCGCGATAGGCGAGCACCAGCACCTCCCGGCGGCACGGTCCACACGCCGGGAGGATCCAGCCAGGCTGCAAGGAAAACGCCGCCACCACCGCCTCGGCTGCCACCATGGGCCCTGCCAGGACCACtgccccggggc is part of the Perognathus longimembris pacificus isolate PPM17 chromosome 16, ASM2315922v1, whole genome shotgun sequence genome and encodes:
- the Fgfr3 gene encoding fibroblast growth factor receptor 3 isoform X2, translated to MGAPARALALCVAVAVAAVAGVVSERPGAEQRAVRRATEAPGPEPGQQEQVTFGSGDTVELRCHSPGGGPVGPTVWVKDGTGLASSPRILVGPQQLQVLNASQEDAGAYSCRQRLTQRVLCRFSVRVADAPSSGDDEDGEDVAEDTGAPYWTRPERMDKKLLAVPAANTVRFRCPAAGNPMPSISWLKNGKEFRGEHRIGGIKLRHQQWSLVMESVVPSDRGNYTCVVENKFGSIRQTYTLDVLERSPHRPILQAGLPANQTALLGSDVEFHCKVYSDAQPHIQWLKHVEVNGSKVGPDGTPYVTVLKTAGANTTDKELEVLSLHNVTFEDAGEYTCLAGNSIGFSHHSAWLVVLPAEEELVEADEAGSVYAGVLSYGVGFFLFILLVVAVTLCRLRSPPKKGLGSPAVHKVARFPLKRQVSLESSSSMNSNTPLVRIARLSSGESPMLANVSELELPADPKWELSRAQLTLGKPLGEGCFGQVVMAEAIGIDKDRAARPVTVAVKMLKDDATDKDLSDLVSEMEMMKMIGKHKNIINLLGACTQGGPLYVLVEYAAKGNLREFLRARRPPGMDYSFDACRLPEEQLTFKDLVSCAYQVARGMEYLASQKCIHRDLAARNVLVTEDNVMKIADFGLARDVHNLDYYKKTTNGRLPVKWMAPEALFDRVYTHQSDVWSFGVLLWEIFTLGGSPYPGIPVEELFKLLKEGHRMDKPANCTHDLYMIMRECWHAVPSQRPTFKQLVEDLDRILTVTSTDEYLDLSVPFEQYSPGGQDTPSSSSSGDDSVFTHDLLAPALPGGGPRT
- the Fgfr3 gene encoding fibroblast growth factor receptor 3 isoform X3, which encodes MGAPARALALCVAVAVAAVAGVVSERPGAEQRAVRRAEAPGPEPGQQEQVTFGSGDTVELRCHSPGGGPVGPTVWVKDGTGLASSPRILVGPQQLQVLNASQEDAGAYSCRQRLTQRVLCRFSVRVADAPSSGDDEDGEDVAEDTGAPYWTRPERMDKKLLAVPAANTVRFRCPAAGNPMPSISWLKNGKEFRGEHRIGGIKLRHQQWSLVMESVVPSDRGNYTCVVENKFGSIRQTYTLDVLERSPHRPILQAGLPANQTALLGSDVEFHCKVYSDAQPHIQWLKHVEVNGSKVGPDGTPYVTVLKSWISEKVEADARLRLANVSERDGGEYLCRATNFIGVSEKAFWLRVHGPHAAEEELVEADEAGSVYAGVLSYGVGFFLFILLVVAVTLCRLRSPPKKGLGSPAVHKVARFPLKRQVSLESSSSMNSNTPLVRIARLSSGESPMLANVSELELPADPKWELSRAQLTLGKPLGEGCFGQVVMAEAIGIDKDRAARPVTVAVKMLKDDATDKDLSDLVSEMEMMKMIGKHKNIINLLGACTQGGPLYVLVEYAAKGNLREFLRARRPPGMDYSFDACRLPEEQLTFKDLVSCAYQVARGMEYLASQKCIHRDLAARNVLVTEDNVMKIADFGLARDVHNLDYYKKTTNGRLPVKWMAPEALFDRVYTHQSDVWSFGVLLWEIFTLGGSPYPGIPVEELFKLLKEGHRMDKPANCTHDLYMIMRECWHAVPSQRPTFKQLVEDLDRILTVTSTDEYLDLSVPFEQYSPGGQDTPSSSSSGDDSVFTHDLLAPALPGGGPRT
- the Fgfr3 gene encoding fibroblast growth factor receptor 3 isoform X1, with the protein product MGAPARALALCVAVAVAAVAGVVSERPGAEQRAVRRATEAPGPEPGQQEQVTFGSGDTVELRCHSPGGGPVGPTVWVKDGTGLASSPRILVGPQQLQVLNASQEDAGAYSCRQRLTQRVLCRFSVRVADAPSSGDDEDGEDVAEDTGAPYWTRPERMDKKLLAVPAANTVRFRCPAAGNPMPSISWLKNGKEFRGEHRIGGIKLRHQQWSLVMESVVPSDRGNYTCVVENKFGSIRQTYTLDVLERSPHRPILQAGLPANQTALLGSDVEFHCKVYSDAQPHIQWLKHVEVNGSKVGPDGTPYVTVLKSWISEKVEADARLRLANVSERDGGEYLCRATNFIGVSEKAFWLRVHGPHAAEEELVEADEAGSVYAGVLSYGVGFFLFILLVVAVTLCRLRSPPKKGLGSPAVHKVARFPLKRQVTVSLESSSSMNSNTPLVRIARLSSGESPMLANVSELELPADPKWELSRAQLTLGKPLGEGCFGQVVMAEAIGIDKDRAARPVTVAVKMLKDDATDKDLSDLVSEMEMMKMIGKHKNIINLLGACTQGGPLYVLVEYAAKGNLREFLRARRPPGMDYSFDACRLPEEQLTFKDLVSCAYQVARGMEYLASQKCIHRDLAARNVLVTEDNVMKIADFGLARDVHNLDYYKKTTNGRLPVKWMAPEALFDRVYTHQSDVWSFGVLLWEIFTLGGSPYPGIPVEELFKLLKEGHRMDKPANCTHDLYMIMRECWHAVPSQRPTFKQLVEDLDRILTVTSTDEYLDLSVPFEQYSPGGQDTPSSSSSGDDSVFTHDLLAPALPGGGPRT